A segment of the Parasphingopyxis algicola genome:
GGATCGGCGCGACGATCTGGCTGCCGATATTGATCGTGTAATCGGGCGTATAGGGCGATTCATTGCCGACCGTGTCGGGCCGCGAACTGTTCGCCTTGATCTCCGAATCGGTCCAGTTGAACGAGCCGAACACGTCCCAGCCGGGCAGGATCTCGACATTGGTGTTGAACTCGACTCCCATCACCTCGACCTCGTCGATGTTCGAGACGACGCGCAGCAGCCCGAACGGCCCGACGAAGAATTCGAAGAATTGCATGTCGTCGATCTCGGTATAATAGCCGGCCAGATCGAAGGTCCATGGACCCGACGACCCGCGGAAGCCGACCTCGAACGCGCTCGAGCGTTCGCGGTCGAACTGGTCCTCTATCAGGATGTTGGTGCCGAGGAACTGGTTGAAATTCTGGTCGACGATCGCGGCCGAGCCCTGGTTGTTGAAGCCGCCCGATTTGAAGCCGATGCCCCAGGTCGCGTAGAAATTGATGTCGTCGGTCAGCGCATAGTTGAGGCTGAGCCGCGGCTGGATCTGGTCGAAGCTCGCATCCTGCGGCTGGATCGGGCCGAAGGCCTGGCCCGGGTTGATCGGGCCGCCGGTGATCGGATCGAGCACATTGGGCACGAGGTTCCGCACGCTACGGTCCTCGACGTCGTAGCGCACGGCGGCGCCCAGCGTCAGGCGGTCGGTAACGTCGGCTTCGACAGAACCGAACGCGGCGAACACGTCGGTCGAGAAATCGTCGCTGAACAGCTGCGAGGTCGGGTTCGCGCTGCCGGCGGGGTTGAACAGTTCCTCGATGATGCCCTGGCCGAGATCCGCGCCCAGACTGACACCGACCTGCCGGTCGATATGGAGATAATAGGCGCCGAGCTGCCAGCTGACCGGGCCCGTATCGGATGAGAGCCGGACCTCGAAGCTGATATCCTCCTGATTGCGGATCTGATATTGCGTACCGTCGCAGGTGGTCGGTGAATAGGGACCGAAGGTCGAGCCCGTGGCCGGCGCGAAGATGAAGGGGATCGGCGTCTGGCCGATAAAGCCCGGCTGGTTGACCGGGAAGCCGGTCAGCGCGGCCGTGCTCGCGAAACAGGCATTGGACGCAGCGGTCGAATCCGCACTGATGATGTTCGGGAGCGCGAACGCGGCCGAGATATAGCGCGCGAAATCGGCCGACGTGCCGTCGGCCGTCAGCGCGTTGTCGATGTTCGAATAGAGCGCCCAGGCGGTGAGCTGTATGTCGCCGAAATCATGCTCGAGCTTGATCGACGCCTCGAGCGTATCCTGCGAGTTGGTCGGCCGGATATTGCTGTAGTAGCGGAACTCGTGATCGTCGACATCTTCGAAGAACGCCGGATTGGCGCCCGCGAAATTGGGCAGGTGGAAGGCCGCGTTGAAGTTGATCGACGCGCCCCGGAGCTCACCGTAGCGGACCTTGAAATCGAGCTCGGTATCGGGACCGAGTTCGGCCAATAGCCGGCCGTTGACGTTCCAGACTTCCTGGTCGTCGACGACATTGCGGTTGTTGAGGAAGAGATTCTCGTAGAAGCCGTCGGTCGAGCGATAGTCGCCCGACAGGACGAAGCCGATGCCGTCGGTCAGCGGCCCGGCGATATAGCCATTGGCCTCCCAGGTATTCTCGCTGCCGTAACTGCCGCGCACGCTGCCCTCGAGCACGTCAGACGGGCGCACGGTCGTGATGACGATCGCGCCGGCCGCGGCATTGCGGCCATAAAGCGCGCCTTGCGGGCCTTTCAGTATTTCGACCTGGCGGAGCGTGCCCTGATCCTGGTTCAGCGCCGCCGTATTGGTGCGCAGGATGCCGTCGACGACGAGCGCGACCGAGCTTTCCGCGTCGCGCGTCCCGTTGATGCCGCGAATGTTGATCTGGCTGTCGCCGGCCTCGGCCGTGTTGGTCACGATCGTGACGCCCGGCGTCAGGCCGATGAAATCCTCGGCGCGGCGGATATTCTGGGTTTCGAGCTGTTCGCCGGTGAACACCGTGATCGATGCCGGGACATCGGCGAGCGTTTCCTCCTGCCGGCGCGCGGTGACGATGATCGGCGCGTTGCCCGAATCGAGCTGCTCGCTCGCGCCATTCCCGGTGGTCTGGGCCTGGGCGGAGGTCGCGATGGCCATCCCCGCCGTGGCCGCGAGAAGCGTCGGTGCGATCCGGTTGAACATGATTTTCTCCCTGTTTTTCCCTTCAGACGAGGACGTTGGCCCCGCTCATGTAAACATAGACTTCCTGGAACTTGTCGCCCCTGACGCGCCAGAAATTGGTGTTGTAGAGCCGGGTGACCTCGCCATTCTCGTCGGTCAGCACGGCTTCGAACGAGGCCGCGATCCGGCCGTTCTTTTCATCGACCGTGCAGGTGAAATCCTGGTGGACGATCGTATCGTAGCTGCCGAAAAACGTCTCGAACATCTCCCGGATGCCGGCCTTGCCCTCATGGATCGTGTGATCGGTCTGGATCGTGAACAGCGCGGTATCGTGGAAGCAGTCGAGCGTGGCTTCCATATTCTTCTGATCGACATTGCCGAAATAGGTTTTCGTCGCGAGTTCGATCAGTTCGTCGCGGTTCAATGTGCTTGGATATTGCATCGCCCGTTTCCCCTATTTCAACAGATTGTCGCCGCTCATATAGACGTACACATTCTGGAACCTGTCGCCCTTGAGGTAGAAGCGGTTGCAATTCTGGTAGACGAGCTCCTCGCCGAGCTCATTGGGCTCGATCTCGACCGTGAATTGCGAGCAGACCGCATTTTCTTGCCGATCCACGGTATGGACGAAATTGCCGTGCCAGATCCTACCGTTCGTCGAAAACAGCCCTTCGAACATGGTGCGGATCGCGTCGATCCCGTCATGTTTGGTGTCCGACGTCATCTCATGGAGCACGGCGTCGGGGTGGAAACAGTCGAGCACCTGATCCATGCGCTTGTTGTCGACGCCGTCGAAATAGCGTTTGGTGACGATGTCGACATAATAGGGATAGGGATTGCTCATCCGGCGATCTCCGCATCTTTGGGAACTTCGGGGGTCGGGAAGGCCTTCTTGCTGTGCGTGAGGCCCAGTTCGATAAAGGTTTCGAGCATCTTGTAGGCGACGACACCGGGATTGATGACCGGGATCGGCAGGTTGGAATCGAGATGCGCGGCCGACTGGTGCATCGTCGTCGAACCAAGCACGATGACATCGGCGCCATCCTCCTCGATGCAGCGCGCCGCCGCTTCCTCGAGCTTGCCGAAGATCACCTCTTCCTTGCCCGCGAGCAGTTCGGTAACGTCGGGCCGCGTCTGTATGGAGCGC
Coding sequences within it:
- a CDS encoding TonB-dependent receptor: MFNRIAPTLLAATAGMAIATSAQAQTTGNGASEQLDSGNAPIIVTARRQEETLADVPASITVFTGEQLETQNIRRAEDFIGLTPGVTIVTNTAEAGDSQINIRGINGTRDAESSVALVVDGILRTNTAALNQDQGTLRQVEILKGPQGALYGRNAAAGAIVITTVRPSDVLEGSVRGSYGSENTWEANGYIAGPLTDGIGFVLSGDYRSTDGFYENLFLNNRNVVDDQEVWNVNGRLLAELGPDTELDFKVRYGELRGASINFNAAFHLPNFAGANPAFFEDVDDHEFRYYSNIRPTNSQDTLEASIKLEHDFGDIQLTAWALYSNIDNALTADGTSADFARYISAAFALPNIISADSTAASNACFASTAALTGFPVNQPGFIGQTPIPFIFAPATGSTFGPYSPTTCDGTQYQIRNQEDISFEVRLSSDTGPVSWQLGAYYLHIDRQVGVSLGADLGQGIIEELFNPAGSANPTSQLFSDDFSTDVFAAFGSVEADVTDRLTLGAAVRYDVEDRSVRNLVPNVLDPITGGPINPGQAFGPIQPQDASFDQIQPRLSLNYALTDDINFYATWGIGFKSGGFNNQGSAAIVDQNFNQFLGTNILIEDQFDRERSSAFEVGFRGSSGPWTFDLAGYYTEIDDMQFFEFFVGPFGLLRVVSNIDEVEVMGVEFNTNVEILPGWDVFGSFNWTDSEIKANSSRPDTVGNESPYTPDYTINIGSQIVAPIHRDFDVLVRGDYRIVGPTWFHTVQDQITPTLFSGLLPGSALGLPAFVGDADNSATQRNSYSVFDFRAGFQSDRWRLMFFAENLFDTRYPAEVIPAIEFGGSFISPGPRRVIGVEAGFNF
- a CDS encoding nuclear transport factor 2 family protein — protein: MSNPYPYYVDIVTKRYFDGVDNKRMDQVLDCFHPDAVLHEMTSDTKHDGIDAIRTMFEGLFSTNGRIWHGNFVHTVDRQENAVCSQFTVEIEPNELGEELVYQNCNRFYLKGDRFQNVYVYMSGDNLLK
- a CDS encoding nuclear transport factor 2 family protein, with amino-acid sequence MQYPSTLNRDELIELATKTYFGNVDQKNMEATLDCFHDTALFTIQTDHTIHEGKAGIREMFETFFGSYDTIVHQDFTCTVDEKNGRIAASFEAVLTDENGEVTRLYNTNFWRVRGDKFQEVYVYMSGANVLV